Proteins from a genomic interval of Rubinisphaera italica:
- the murB gene encoding UDP-N-acetylmuramate dehydrogenase yields the protein MMSCLDSFAEILREDEPLAPYTWLKLGGPAQYFVEPRSTDELIKVLNCCRDERLDVHVLGEGSNLLIRDDGVSGVVIRLSAGEFSEVDVDGTKVTAGAGALLSHVISRSVASGLTGLEDLAGIPGTIGGAIVGNAGSKTGDIGTKVESISVLTQDGKQETIAADLIGFEYRTSHIDAAVVLGATLNLAADDPREITKRLRKTWIMKRSSQPMSSQSAGCIFKNPPGLSAGTLIDQAGLKGTRVGDCEVSDIHANFIVTHENCTSSDVMRLIDLVRSKVSNEHGVDLDLEIKVWPN from the coding sequence ATGATGAGCTGCCTGGATTCATTTGCTGAAATTCTCAGAGAGGACGAACCTCTCGCCCCTTACACCTGGCTGAAACTGGGCGGACCTGCTCAGTATTTCGTCGAGCCACGTTCAACCGATGAGTTGATCAAGGTTCTGAACTGCTGCCGCGATGAAAGATTGGACGTCCACGTACTCGGCGAGGGTTCGAATCTGTTAATCCGCGATGATGGCGTAAGCGGAGTGGTCATTCGACTTTCCGCTGGCGAGTTTTCCGAAGTCGATGTCGATGGGACAAAGGTTACAGCTGGAGCAGGGGCATTGCTGTCACATGTGATTTCTCGTTCCGTCGCTTCCGGTTTGACAGGCCTGGAAGATCTGGCAGGCATCCCCGGAACAATTGGTGGAGCAATCGTCGGCAACGCCGGCAGCAAAACAGGCGATATCGGCACGAAAGTCGAGTCGATTTCTGTGCTGACTCAAGATGGCAAGCAGGAAACCATTGCAGCCGATTTGATTGGCTTTGAATATCGAACCAGCCATATCGATGCAGCTGTCGTTTTGGGAGCGACGTTGAATCTGGCTGCTGATGATCCGCGTGAGATCACCAAGCGGCTGCGAAAAACCTGGATCATGAAACGGTCTTCGCAGCCGATGTCGTCACAGTCTGCGGGCTGCATTTTCAAGAACCCGCCGGGACTTTCTGCGGGAACGTTGATCGATCAGGCAGGCTTAAAGGGGACACGCGTCGGAGATTGCGAAGTGAGCGATATCCACGCCAACTTCATCGTCACCCACGAAAACTGCACCAGTTCCGACGTGATGCGACTGATCGACCTGGTTCGCTCCAAAGTCTCGAATGAACATGGAGTGGACCTCGACCTCGAAATCAAAGTCTGGCCGAATTAG